Proteins encoded in a region of the Oncorhynchus clarkii lewisi isolate Uvic-CL-2024 chromosome 18, UVic_Ocla_1.0, whole genome shotgun sequence genome:
- the LOC139373956 gene encoding BCL-6 corepressor-like: MVDASAACRMNPLAALGMDRSSLMRESLRVHGGMVYPGIRTLSASEKAREGVSSLPLGYDLVYKPEGLTLDGRKPGNGYVGLYKSSPAGLQRPGGGGESLGMERRVGPGDKPSELGLNGSNGFLRLPWAVNPYTDPGLYPFLDSSKYAALNMYKASFLSQPSPYLPQHLAYQSLCGGAGGSAAGAERLFYMPPYPPAPISSPLAPPMRIPMATVVPNTLSPMQGLGPRIHHEASPYGSQLHQQHQAHQQSQPHHQSHSDRQPQSQPHHQSHSDRQPQSQPHHQSHSDRQPQSQPHHQSHSDRQPQSQPHHQSHSDRQPQSQPHHQSHSDRQPQSQPHHQSHSDRQPQSQPHHQSHSDRQPQSQPHHQSHSDRQPQSQPHHQSHSDRQSQSQPHHQSHSRDRQPQSHTDRQHNNNSSSSKLSRTSSSKSSGSSSIHNSSSITSSSSSSAGTDISSSLPVDSTQALIMQSPRTAPHPPQTSVPPPSPLIDNSTLDIQKSLFRSPPCSSTTTTSSSSSVSHPFYMSSMASEHRSPVRSGSNTHKAKEQGSSSEHRNVERNGERKRSQSPLKILSSDRPAVLQAPAKDPADKPLDLSAKILELEGSPNGFPPKLEALAKLGYSPAARYGLPPSRELLKETLSPSGASSKTSERPEIISTLRSSWVVPSPTPVHDSSSSDVNHSKDPSVIKHKNLENLSSTQQRSSSCPRIGEVDGAVTPSHAPAVVAPSGSRPSSASPSPKVNGDWPRSSPNYSETAPSSNRVGSHPSSGKPLKKPEAQEMPFKPQQPPHLDNSHPSGHPPSHLYLPQSDGYLPPSLAYANRYLPYSVQESMSLPHMPMPGKGPVYPHPVLLGSSSLYPPRLPPKHGLPYGIPPSHGDYLTFHDSQEMVHPLMSSPHTSLDLKTSERLQELRSRPKEKIWQHHESSAPAYKTQAPDTKHTRRGDRETDRSTGLGSKTLNHKPLMGAREEIVCIDLIQDDGDSDSPLTKAVSPCAKRGDPSKPVGSGSIGRNEGREAELQHMLRTGQAVELRPGQAHRQAEQQQRSQLWLGFHPSSLRPSPPSLSPCPFPRHEEDSPSPAESSPISDLPEEQTLRCARTSGDRTSWDRRDQSLEGLKSRDCTFEDPTSVDRSSGDRSFWDHTHEDCTFKDRSSWDRTRVDLTCRVRSCEDRTSADHSPRERTLNKSGFRNERTMDHYSDLDKDMHTDTESHEGEEYDDQGCPRARRSSLAKRIANSSGYVGDRIKCVTTELYADSSKLSREQRALQMEGLTQEDSKLSQPAAYCERAMLRFSELELKEKEGGGAAVDLADSQRERREGDGDGGEDRARCQGPARTGPGASALTDEAEKDGVQLTCPNNRVPVLQRCPHTEGLPPREREQAGPDLEERKRGMMLEKEERVYVLPRERSANLPTAPVERLAQKDANPGIMPTIPASMPTAVPGRKHAYALEPCQPLQADSQGKEREENEREEEKEETMDVPSKRARLTNGPTDPVPEELKNLKVCIELTGLRLSKPRLAQELSQWQAATQRSTEVYGSMAMTTTLPNGCPEVGVTDRKVASQEDRSLKRRSEVNGHAWCHETFGHGDIERGVLPSVPLTPAHRDRLYRTPSTTPVRKPPLQTTTPALTPFHSLAPAHPHITLTPSPPRLSDKRQRLKEHRRTSALGLGPSGPHPDHDPNPTGDLVAPRLRWHGDQDKPKGKRQCKTKHTSQRERERERLGLGNEELREEREREKLGNEELREEREREKLGNEELREEREREKLGNEELREERENKQVKEKRCSEKRRRSSSLSDYSHSSPAPPLTPPPQLSPLPSPTETQDRTPTPSNPPVPTSTPASRPMPPEARRLIVNKNAGETLLQRASRLGYEMLSPANVLFSKALSPYILPFLTLALRTKRPEAASAE; encoded by the exons GTGGATGCGAGTGCTGCTTGCAGAATGAACCCGCTAGCTGCCCTGGGCATGGACCGTAGCAGCCTGATGAGGGAAAGCCTCCGCGTCCACGGAGGGATGGTCTACCCGGGCATCCGCACCTTGTCCGCCTCCGAAAAAGCCAGGGAGGGGGTCTCCTCCTTGCCCCTGGGCTACGACCTAGTCTACAAACCCGAAGGGTTGACCTTGGACGGCAGGAAGCCTGGTAACGGTTACGTGGGTCTGTATAAGAGCTCTCCCGCTGGGTTGCAGAGGCctggtggaggaggggagagccTGGGAATGGAGCGGCGTGTGGGGCCTGGAGATAAACCCTCTGAGCTGGGCCTCAACGGCAGCAACGGCTTCCTGCGACTGCCCTGGGCAGTAAACCCGTACACAGACCCCGGACTGTACCCCTTCCTGGACTCCTCCAAATACGCAGCCCTCAACATGTACAAGGCCTCGTTCCTGTCCCAGCCCTCACCCTACCTGCCCCAGCACCTGGCCTACCAGTCCCTGTGTGGAGGGGCGGGGGGTAGCGCTGCTGGGGCAGAGCGCCTCTTCTACATGCCCCCGTACCCCCCGGCCCCCATCTCATCCCCCCTGGCCCCTCCTATGAGGATCCCCATGGCCACGGTGGTCCCCAACACCCTCTCCCCGATGCAGGGCCTGGGCCCCCGGATTCACCATGAGGCCTCCCCCTACGGGTCCCAGCTTCACCAGCAGCACCAGGCCCACCAGCAGTCCCAACCCCATCACCAGTCACATAGTGACAGGCAGCCCCAGTCCCAACCCCATCACCAGTCACATAGTGACAGGCAGCCCCAGTCCCAACCCCATCACCAGTCACATAGTGACAGGCAGCCCCAGTCCCAACCCCATCACCAGTCACATAGTGACAGGCAGCCCCAGTCCCAACCCCATCACCAGTCACATAGTGACAGGCAGCCCCAGTCCCAACCCCATCACCAATCACATAGTGACAGGCAGCCCCAGTCCCAACCCCATCACCAGTCACATAGTGACAGGCAGCCCCAGTCCCAACCCCATCACCAGTCACATAGTGACAGGCAGCCCCAGTCCCAACCCCATCACCAGTCACATAGTGACAGGCAGCCCCAGTCCCAACCCCATCACCAGTCACATAGTGACAGGcagtcccagtcccaaccccatCACCAGTCACACAGTAGAGACAGGCAGCCCCAGTCCCATACTGACAGGcagcacaacaacaacagcagcagtagtaagcTCAGCCGGACTTCCTCTAGTAAGAGCTCTGGCAGCAGCAGCATTCACAACAGTAGCAGTATtaccagtagtagcagtagtagtgctGGGACTGACATTAGCAGCAGCCTACCAGTGGACTCCACCCAAGCACTTATAATGCAGTCCCCCCGCACAGCCCCCCACCCTCCCCAGACCTCagtccctcccccctctcctctcatagaCAACAGCACTTTGGACATCCAGAAGTCACTGTTCCGAAGCCCCCCctgctcctccaccaccaccacctcttcctcctcgtcggTGTCCCATCCTTTCTACATGAGCAGCATGGCCTCTGAGCACCGCTCCCCGGTGCGGTCCGGCAGCAACACCCACAAAGCCAAAGAGCAGGGCAGCAGCTCAGAGCACAGGAATGTGGAGAGGAATGGGGAAAGGAAGCGGAGCCAGTCCCCTTTAAAGATTTTGTCCTCTGATAGACCAGCAGTACTACAGGCTCCTGCCAAAGACCCTGCGGACAAGCCTCTGGATCTGTCAGCCAAAATCCTGGAGTTGGAAGGCTCCCCCAACGGATTCCCCCCAAAACTAGAGGCCTTGGCTAAGCTGGGCTACTCGCCCGCGGCTCGATACGGCTTACCCCCCAGCCGGGAGCTCCTCAAAGAGACCCTCTCCCCGTCAGGGGCTTCCTCCAAAACCTCTGAGAGGCCTGAGATCATTAGCACTTTACGCTCCTCCTGGGTGGTGCCCAGCCCGACCCCGGTCCACGACAGCTCCAGCTCAGACGTCAACCACAGCAAAGACCCCTCCGTCATCAAACATAAAAACCTGGAGAACTTGTCTTCGACGCAGCAGCGAAGCTCTTCCTGTCCCAGGATAGGTGAGGTCGATGGGGCTGTCACCCCCAGCCATGCCCCAGCTGTGGTAGCCCCTTCTGGGAGCCGACCAtcctctgcctccccctctcccaaGGTCAACGGTGATTGGCCAAGATCCTCCCCCAACTACTCTGAGACAGCCCCTTCTTCCAACAGAGTGGGCAGCCATCCCTCTTCTGGGAAACCCCTGAAGAAACCAGAGGCTCAGGAGATGCCCTTCAAGCCCCAGCAGCCGCCCCACTTAGACAACAGCCATCCGTCCGGCCACCCCCCCAGCCACCTCTACCTCCCCCAGAGTGACGGCTATCTGCCCCCTAGCCTAGCCTACGCTAATAGATACCTGCCCTACTCGGTCCAGGAGAGCATGTCCCTGCCCCACATGCCCATGCCAGGCAAAGGCCCAGTGTACCCCCACCCTGTTCTGCTGGGCAGCAGCAGCCTGTACCCACCCCGCCTGCCCCCCAAGCACGGCCTCCCATACGGCATCCCACCCAGCCACGGGGACTACCTGACCTTCCATGACTCCCAGGAGATGGTCCACCCCCTCATGTCCTCCCCCCACACAAGCCTGGACCTCAAGACCAGCGAGCGCCTGCAGGAGCTCAGGTCCAGGCCCAAGGAGAAGATTTGGCAGCACCACGAGAGCTCTGCCCCGGCCTACAAGACCCAGGCCCCAGACACTAAACACACCcgcaggggggacagagagaccgACAGGTCCACAGGCCTGGGCTCAAAGACCCTCAACCATAAGCCCCTGATGGGAGCTAGAGAGGAGATAGTCTGTATCGACTTAATCCAAGACGATGGGGACAGCGACTCTCCCCTGACCAAAGCTGTCTCTCCATGCGCTAAGAGAGGAGACCCTTCCAAACCTGTGGGTAGTGGGAGTATCGGGAGAAacgaggggagagaggcagagctcCAGCACATGCTACGTACCGGCCAGGCTGTTGAACTCAGGCCAGGCCAGGCCCACAGGCAGGCAGAGCAGCAGCAACGCAGCCAGCTGTGGCTGGGCttccacccttcctccctccgtccctctcccccctccctctccccctgcccttTCCCCAGACATGAGGAGGACAGCCCCAGCCCTGCAGAAAGCAGCCCCATCTCTGACCTGCCAGAGGAGCAGACCCTTCGCTGCGCAAGGACTTCTGGAGACCGCACCTCTTGGGACCGTAGAGACCAATCTTTAGAGGGCCTTAAGAGCAGGGACTGTACTTTTGAGGATCCCACCTCTGTGGACCGTAGTTCTGGGGACCGCAGTTTCTGGGACCATACGCATGAGGACTGTACTTTTAAGGACCGCAGCTCTTGGGACCGCACACGTGTTGATCTTACATGTAGGGTCCGCTCTTGCGAGGACCGCACCTCCGCAGACCACTCTCCTAGGGAACGCACCTTGAACAAATCTGGGTTTAGGAATGAAAGGACCATGGACCACTACTCAGACCTAGACAAGGACATGCACACGGACACAGAGTCCCACGAGGGTGAGGAGTACGACGACCAAGGCTGCCCCAGGGCCAGGAGGTCCAGCCTGGCCAAGCGCATCGCTAACTCCTCTGGCTACGTTGGTGACCGCATCAAGTGTGTCACCACCGAGCTGTACGCCGACTCCAGCAAGCTGAGCAGAGAGCAGCGGGCACTACAG ATGGAAGGCTTAACACAAGAGGACAGTAAATTAAGTCAACCTGCTGCTTACTGTGAG cgtGCTATGCTGCGCTTCTCTGAGCTGGAactgaaggagaaggagggaggaggggcggCGGTGGACTTGGCAGACAGCCAGCGCGagcggagagagggggatggagatggaggagaggacagggcgCGATGCCAAGGCCCAGCCAGAACGGGGCCAGGGGCCTCAGCCCTCACAGACGAGGCTGAGAAGGACG gtgTGCAGCTGACGTGCCCCAACAACAGAGTGCCTGTTCTCCAGCGATGCCCACACACCGAGGGCCTCCcacccagagagagggagcaggctggCCCCgacctggaggagaggaagagggggatgatgcTGGAAAAAGAGGAGAGGGTGTATGTGCTCCCACGGGAGCGGTCTGCCAACCTGCCCACGGCCCCAGTGGAAAGGCTGGCCCAGAAGGATGCCAACCCTGGCATCATGCCCACCATACCAGCCTCCATGCCCACCGCGGTGCCTGGCAGGAAACACGCATATGCCCTGGAACCGTGCCAGCCACTCCAGGCCGACAGCCAGGGGAAAGAGCGGGAGGAaaatgagagagaagaggagaaagaggagacgATGGATGTTCCATCCAAAAGAGCCAGGCTAACCAACG GCCCCACTGACCCCGTCCCAGAGGAACTAAAGAACCTCAAGGTGTGTATCGAGCTGACCGGCCTCCGACTCAGCAAGCCCCGCCTCGCCCAGGAGCTCAGCCAATGGCAGGCCGCCACCCAGAGGTCGACAGAGGTCTACGGAAGCATGGCCATGACGACGACCCTGCCCAACGGGTGCCCCGAGGTTGGCGTCACAGACAGGAAGGTTGCCTCACAGGAAGACCGGAGCCTGAAACGCAGGTCAGAGGTCAACGGCCACGCCTGGTGCCATGAAACGTTTGGTCACGGCGACATCGAGCGAG gTGTGCTGCCGTCTGTTCCTCTGACCCCAGCGCATCGGGACCGCCTCTACCGGACTCCGTCCACCACCCCTGTCAGAAAACCACCCCTGCAGACCACCACCCCTGCCCTCACCCCCTTTCACTCCCTGGCCCCTGCACACCCCCACATCACCCTCACCCCCAGCCCTCCACGGCTGTCAGACAAGAGACAGAGGCTAAAAGAACACCGCAGGACCAGCGCTTTGGGACTGGGACCCTCTGGCCCTCACCCCGACCATGACCCTAACCCAACGGGGGACCTAGTGGCCCCCAGACTCCGTTGGCACGGCGACCAGGACAAGCCCAAGGGCAAGCGGCAGTGCAAGactaaacacaccagccagagggagagggagagagagagactggggctgGG